A genome region from Ammoniphilus oxalaticus includes the following:
- a CDS encoding ABC transporter ATP-binding protein has product MEIKEISFSYDGKTPLLEMVSGQIHTGKITTIIGPNGSGKSTLLGIMSRNYLPNAGEVVLDGKAIYHYKAKHLAKKIAVVHQQNEAPMDMTVEKLVGFGRLPHQRFLAQPSEADERAIEWALACTKLTEKRHHRLQALSGGERQRVWIAMSLAQRAPMLFLDEPTTYLDIYYQLEILELIKRLNQEQGLTIVMVLHDMNQAIRYSDQIMIMKEGHIVANGNADEVMTVSRIKQIYGVDVVVQTDPKHGLYVVPLGIEEAEEQGNEATVI; this is encoded by the coding sequence ATGGAAATTAAAGAGATTAGCTTTTCATATGATGGCAAAACTCCGTTATTAGAGATGGTTAGCGGTCAGATTCATACCGGTAAAATTACGACGATTATTGGGCCGAATGGGAGTGGAAAGTCGACATTACTTGGGATTATGTCAAGAAACTACTTGCCGAATGCGGGAGAGGTGGTCTTAGACGGAAAGGCGATTTACCACTATAAAGCAAAGCATTTGGCAAAGAAAATCGCGGTTGTTCATCAACAAAATGAAGCGCCGATGGATATGACCGTTGAGAAATTAGTTGGCTTTGGACGATTGCCTCATCAACGGTTTCTCGCTCAACCGAGTGAAGCGGATGAACGGGCAATTGAGTGGGCGTTAGCGTGTACCAAGTTAACCGAAAAACGCCATCATCGCCTACAAGCATTGTCTGGGGGAGAGCGACAAAGGGTTTGGATTGCAATGTCTCTCGCTCAACGCGCGCCGATGCTCTTTTTGGATGAACCGACCACCTATTTAGATATCTATTATCAGTTGGAGATCTTGGAATTAATTAAGCGTCTTAATCAGGAGCAAGGATTGACCATCGTGATGGTATTGCATGATATGAATCAAGCCATTCGGTATAGCGATCAGATTATGATTATGAAAGAGGGTCACATCGTGGCGAATGGCAACGCGGATGAGGTCATGACAGTGAGTCGCATTAAACAAATATACGGGGTGGATGTCGTCGTGCAAACGGACCCAAAGCATGGTTTATACGTCGTTCCGCTAGGAATTGAGGAGGCTGAAGAACAGGGAAATGAAGCGACGGTTATCTAA
- a CDS encoding FecCD family ABC transporter permease, with product MKRGFWSFFIVIILTIIVFVSSAASGSLEVTVGELVKGLITGDNEKVNIIKDLRFPRLIVALVTGAALAVSGVLLQAVMKNPLAEAGIIGISAGGRFLFLLVMGFFPQLFFWTPLFAFLGGALACFLVFSLSWKSGLSPLRIILVGIAVNATFTGLNQSFIYFVGSSSMTHATVSNFAMKTWGEAQVMMVYGLVGLTISLFLATWCNLLSLEDKTAKNLGFNVTVIRLLISAVAVLLAAVTAAIAGVIAFVGLLIPHIGRILVGTDHKALIPFSALSGALLILLADTIGRLILPPNDIPASVMIMVIGGPFLIFLLRRSERFHGN from the coding sequence ATGAAAAGAGGATTTTGGAGTTTTTTCATTGTAATTATTTTAACGATTATTGTGTTTGTCTCTTCTGCCGCTTCTGGTAGTTTAGAAGTTACGGTGGGGGAATTGGTCAAAGGGCTGATCACGGGAGATAACGAAAAGGTGAATATCATCAAAGATCTACGATTTCCACGGTTAATTGTAGCTTTGGTGACTGGGGCAGCGTTAGCGGTGTCAGGTGTACTCTTGCAAGCGGTTATGAAGAATCCACTGGCTGAAGCTGGGATCATTGGGATTTCAGCCGGGGGAAGATTTTTATTTCTACTTGTGATGGGATTTTTCCCTCAACTGTTTTTTTGGACCCCTCTGTTTGCGTTTCTAGGTGGGGCGCTGGCCTGCTTTTTAGTATTTAGTCTTTCCTGGAAGTCAGGATTGAGCCCGTTACGCATTATTTTGGTAGGGATTGCGGTTAATGCGACCTTTACTGGCTTGAATCAATCGTTTATTTATTTTGTTGGTTCTTCAAGTATGACGCATGCGACTGTCTCAAATTTTGCGATGAAAACGTGGGGTGAGGCCCAGGTGATGATGGTCTATGGTTTAGTCGGTTTAACCATATCTTTATTTTTGGCCACGTGGTGCAATCTGTTATCCCTTGAGGATAAAACAGCAAAAAACTTAGGGTTCAATGTTACCGTCATTCGATTGTTGATTTCGGCTGTGGCCGTGCTGCTAGCGGCAGTTACCGCAGCCATTGCTGGGGTGATTGCCTTTGTCGGCTTGCTGATCCCGCATATCGGTCGGATTCTTGTTGGAACCGATCACAAGGCGCTAATTCCGTTCTCGGCTTTGTCAGGGGCTCTTTTAATCTTATTGGCGGATACGATTGGAAGACTGATTCTTCCGCCGAATGACATTCCAGCATCGGTGATGATAATGGTAATTGGCGGGCCGTTTTTGATATTCTTGCTTAGAAGGAGTGAGCGTTTTCATGGAAATTAA
- the ytvI gene encoding sporulation integral membrane protein YtvI, with translation MSRRQIANVLVFIILFSILIWKSGPLLLAFLTAVLIEPLIRLLIKTTGLKRIWASSITFLLFLMTFLLGCYWVGTTLFVQSVQLAERLPYLSEHMMGSIAGIVEQFEKYYDLLPDETVFTIRQALVSLQNSAIAFASSIGKWVLGIIAGIPELLITTIIYLVGLFLISLDLPGIQARFMNLFTDSAREKVELVIKELNRAAIGFLGAQLMLSTLTYMLTFIGLFILNIHYAAAISLVVILVDILPILGTGSVFVPWAIVLFINEQNKIAIGLLILFIVITVTRRIIEPKILGTSLGISALAAFASMFIGFKLIGLFGLALGPALVIIVQALLNADFIKIKIDF, from the coding sequence ATGTCACGCAGACAAATCGCCAATGTCCTTGTTTTTATCATCCTTTTTTCGATCCTCATTTGGAAAAGCGGACCGTTACTATTAGCCTTTTTAACTGCAGTTTTAATAGAACCGCTCATTCGATTACTCATCAAAACAACAGGTCTAAAAAGAATTTGGGCTTCATCGATTACTTTTCTTTTATTTTTAATGACTTTCCTATTAGGATGCTATTGGGTTGGAACAACCCTTTTCGTGCAAAGTGTTCAATTAGCGGAACGGTTACCATATTTATCTGAACATATGATGGGATCGATAGCGGGAATTGTTGAGCAGTTTGAAAAATATTACGATTTACTACCGGATGAAACAGTATTTACTATTCGCCAAGCGCTAGTGTCACTACAAAATTCAGCGATCGCGTTCGCCTCATCCATCGGAAAATGGGTGTTGGGGATCATTGCGGGGATTCCGGAATTACTGATTACGACCATTATCTACTTAGTCGGTTTGTTTTTAATTAGTTTAGATTTACCAGGTATTCAAGCTAGATTCATGAATCTATTTACAGATTCCGCTAGGGAAAAAGTTGAATTGGTGATTAAGGAGTTGAATCGCGCGGCGATTGGTTTTCTTGGCGCCCAACTCATGTTAAGCACGTTGACCTACATGTTGACGTTTATCGGGCTATTTATTTTAAATATTCATTACGCCGCAGCCATTTCGCTCGTCGTTATCCTAGTCGACATTTTGCCGATCCTTGGGACTGGCTCTGTCTTTGTCCCATGGGCGATCGTTTTATTTATCAATGAGCAAAATAAAATCGCAATTGGATTACTGATTCTTTTCATCGTGATTACCGTCACGCGACGAATCATTGAACCGAAGATTCTTGGCACCAGTCTGGGTATCTCGGCCTTAGCCGCTTTCGCAAGTATGTTTATCGGGTTTAAATTAATCGGCTTATTCGGACTTGCGCTTGGACCTGCTTTGGTCATTATTGTTCAGGCGCTATTGAATGCCGACTTTATTAAAATAAAGATCGACTTCTAA
- a CDS encoding nitroreductase family protein: MSTISTVITERRSIKRFKADPISEDTILNLLNTAAWAPNHGLREPWRFILFMGEGREKLARTLIDNPIKGPKKKSPEAIRENILRIPIHLLIVMQEDPRQKEWEEDFAAVSAFIQNLQLAAWEQKIGSIWKTGPYIYSPYVREQFGIKPGEKFVAHLQMGYPEALPEARPRTPIENKIDIIK, encoded by the coding sequence ATGTCAACGATTTCTACAGTTATTACAGAACGAAGATCCATTAAACGTTTTAAAGCGGATCCTATTTCCGAGGATACAATTTTAAACTTGTTAAACACCGCGGCATGGGCTCCTAATCACGGCTTGCGTGAACCATGGCGCTTTATTCTCTTTATGGGAGAAGGACGAGAAAAACTTGCGAGAACACTCATCGACAATCCGATCAAAGGACCAAAGAAAAAATCGCCCGAAGCAATTCGTGAAAACATTTTGCGTATTCCAATCCATCTGCTCATTGTCATGCAAGAGGATCCGCGACAAAAAGAATGGGAAGAAGACTTTGCAGCTGTGAGCGCCTTTATCCAAAATCTCCAGTTAGCTGCTTGGGAACAAAAAATAGGCTCTATTTGGAAAACGGGACCTTACATATACTCCCCCTACGTGAGAGAGCAATTCGGAATTAAGCCGGGCGAGAAGTTTGTGGCTCATCTGCAAATGGGCTACCCAGAAGCGCTTCCTGAAGCTAGGCCAAGAACACCGATTGAAAACAAAATTGACATTATCAAATGA
- a CDS encoding UxaA family hydrolase, which translates to MSNLPKGKFWGYRRSDGKVGVRNHVLILPTITCAAQAAKQITELVDGTVSFIHQHGCTQVGVDYEQTFRTYVGIGANPNVYGVVVLGLGCETHQARSVADELAKTGKPVEVVSIQDHGGTLMAVAQGAKIATQMVQDASAQMRELCDFSELMIGTECGGSDACSGLSANPAVGVVSDRIVEYGGTAILAETTELIGAEHLLADRAVNEKVKKRVYEVIEAMESRAIMMGIDIRTGNPTPGNIRGGLSSLEEKSLGAATKAGASPLQELIDYAEAPSKKGLVWMDTPGQDIEQMTGMVAGGAQIVLFTTGRGTPTGSPIAPVIKISTNSALFESMADNMDLDAGTIIEGKETIEGVGQRILDEIGIVASGKRTKSEILKQHDFGIWRIGPTF; encoded by the coding sequence TTGTCAAATCTACCTAAAGGGAAGTTTTGGGGGTACCGTCGTTCAGATGGAAAAGTTGGCGTTCGGAATCATGTCTTGATTTTGCCAACGATTACGTGCGCGGCGCAAGCGGCGAAGCAGATTACGGAACTTGTCGATGGAACGGTGTCATTTATCCATCAGCATGGTTGTACGCAAGTCGGAGTGGATTATGAGCAAACATTTCGTACCTACGTTGGGATTGGAGCCAATCCCAACGTATATGGGGTTGTTGTGCTTGGACTCGGCTGTGAAACGCATCAAGCGAGAAGTGTTGCTGATGAGTTAGCGAAAACGGGTAAGCCCGTAGAAGTTGTATCCATTCAAGACCACGGCGGAACGTTAATGGCTGTTGCCCAAGGCGCGAAAATTGCGACACAAATGGTTCAAGATGCCTCCGCGCAAATGAGAGAGTTATGCGATTTCAGTGAATTAATGATTGGAACAGAGTGCGGCGGTTCGGACGCATGTTCGGGATTATCCGCAAACCCAGCGGTGGGCGTTGTCAGCGATCGAATCGTAGAATATGGGGGAACTGCAATTCTAGCAGAAACAACCGAGTTGATCGGAGCGGAACATTTGTTAGCGGATCGAGCGGTTAACGAAAAGGTAAAGAAACGGGTGTATGAGGTGATCGAAGCGATGGAAAGTCGGGCGATCATGATGGGAATTGATATTCGAACAGGGAATCCAACACCTGGAAATATTCGCGGCGGATTGAGCTCACTGGAAGAAAAGTCGTTAGGGGCAGCAACGAAAGCAGGCGCCAGTCCACTGCAAGAATTAATCGATTACGCTGAGGCGCCATCGAAAAAAGGGCTTGTGTGGATGGACACACCAGGACAAGACATCGAACAAATGACGGGAATGGTCGCTGGCGGAGCGCAGATTGTTTTGTTTACGACGGGACGCGGGACCCCGACTGGTTCCCCGATTGCTCCTGTCATTAAGATTTCTACTAATTCGGCCTTGTTTGAAAGCATGGCGGATAATATGGATTTAGATGCGGGTACAATTATTGAAGGGAAAGAAACAATCGAAGGCGTGGGTCAACGCATTTTGGATGAGATTGGAATCGTCGCATCCGGAAAGCGAACAAAATCCGAGATATTGAAGCAACATGATTTTGGTATTTGGAGAATCGGCCCCACCTTTTAA
- a CDS encoding UxaA family hydrolase, with translation MSYKTVMMRPQDTVATALEQIPAGVKLTVQCQDHTFDVELKDEIQFGHKFAVTPIKQGEDILKYGEVIGVSTGEIAVGEHVHVHNLEGKRGRGDRVVKST, from the coding sequence ATGAGTTATAAAACGGTCATGATGCGGCCGCAAGATACGGTAGCAACGGCGTTGGAGCAAATTCCCGCGGGCGTTAAGCTTACGGTCCAGTGTCAAGATCATACCTTTGATGTAGAGCTTAAGGATGAAATTCAGTTTGGCCATAAATTCGCGGTTACACCGATCAAACAAGGCGAAGATATTTTAAAATACGGTGAGGTCATCGGGGTCTCAACGGGTGAGATTGCGGTTGGCGAGCATGTGCATGTTCATAATTTAGAAGGAAAAAGAGGGAGAGGGGATCGCGTTGTCAAATCTACCTAA
- the srtB gene encoding class B sortase — protein sequence MKRRLSKLILLISFAVACVSLFKLTDLYAEDVRNQQTIREANGLYSPTAEQTGVEAKFAALRKINQDVVGWLQIDSIKVSYPVAQAEDNDYYLNRNWKGEESRAGSIFIDYRNDLALEPEHIILYGHRMNDGSMFGQLKRYLDEDFFKENRSFDFETQAQDYRAEIFSVYVTTTDDYYIQTDFDRQQAYESFLRMIQGRSHFTTDTIVTEQDQILTLSTCDYTLDPEEGRLVVHAKIKKRV from the coding sequence ATGAAGCGACGGTTATCTAAGTTAATTCTGCTCATTTCGTTCGCCGTTGCTTGTGTTTCTCTCTTTAAGTTAACGGACCTGTATGCGGAGGATGTTCGCAATCAGCAAACGATCCGCGAAGCGAACGGGCTCTATTCGCCTACTGCCGAGCAGACGGGAGTCGAGGCGAAGTTTGCCGCATTACGCAAGATCAATCAGGATGTAGTGGGGTGGTTACAGATCGATTCAATCAAGGTAAGTTACCCCGTCGCGCAGGCGGAGGACAATGATTATTATTTGAACCGAAATTGGAAGGGGGAGGAAAGTCGAGCGGGAAGCATCTTTATCGATTATCGAAATGATTTAGCGCTGGAACCAGAACATATTATATTATATGGGCATCGAATGAATGATGGATCCATGTTCGGTCAATTGAAACGTTATTTAGACGAAGACTTCTTTAAGGAAAATAGATCGTTTGACTTTGAAACACAAGCTCAAGATTATCGCGCGGAGATATTCTCCGTATATGTGACGACAACGGATGATTATTATATCCAGACCGATTTTGATCGGCAACAAGCGTATGAATCGTTTTTGCGGATGATCCAGGGGCGATCTCACTTTACAACTGATACGATCGTGACGGAACAAGATCAGATCCTGACCCTATCTACGTGTGATTACACGTTAGATCCGGAGGAGGGAAGATTGGTTGTTCACGCAAAAATAAAGAAGCGAGTGTAG
- the isdE gene encoding heme ABC transporter substrate-binding protein IsdE codes for MKRKTLALSIPLLLGLMIGCSSEQPAAPTAVDGADEHRIVSTTVAFTEIMDVLELDLVGIPTSSKPLPPRYDGITEVGFVKNPDLEVIKWLKPTEVLSVSTLEYDLKPIFGSADINANFLNLDRVENMQQTIRTMGEKYDRPQQAADLAQKIDQKIGEIEKRIEGKEKPTVLILLGIPGSYLAATEHSYLGDLARLCGGINILAEQAVEYVAPNTEYLQEKNPDIILRAAHGMPEQVVEMFEQEFKENDIWKHFDAVKHDRVYDLEEEIFGTTGSLEVIKALDEMMNLLYP; via the coding sequence ATAAAGCGTAAAACGCTTGCGCTAAGTATTCCTTTATTGCTTGGATTGATGATCGGTTGTTCATCTGAACAACCAGCGGCCCCGACTGCGGTAGACGGCGCCGATGAACATCGGATTGTATCGACAACAGTTGCTTTCACGGAGATCATGGATGTGTTGGAGTTGGATCTCGTTGGGATTCCGACGAGCTCTAAGCCGCTGCCGCCAAGATACGATGGGATTACGGAGGTCGGTTTTGTAAAAAATCCTGATTTAGAAGTAATCAAGTGGTTAAAACCTACCGAAGTCTTGTCCGTCTCTACGCTAGAATATGATTTAAAGCCAATTTTTGGAAGCGCGGATATCAACGCAAATTTCTTAAATTTAGATCGAGTTGAAAATATGCAACAGACGATCAGAACAATGGGAGAGAAGTATGATCGTCCGCAACAAGCGGCTGATCTGGCGCAGAAAATTGATCAAAAGATCGGTGAGATTGAAAAACGAATTGAAGGAAAAGAGAAACCAACGGTCTTGATATTACTAGGGATCCCCGGCAGTTATTTAGCAGCGACAGAACATTCATATTTGGGTGATTTGGCTCGCTTATGCGGTGGAATCAACATCTTAGCAGAGCAAGCAGTCGAATATGTGGCCCCGAATACCGAATATTTGCAAGAGAAAAACCCTGACATTATTTTAAGAGCGGCCCACGGGATGCCAGAACAAGTGGTAGAGATGTTTGAACAAGAATTTAAAGAAAATGATATTTGGAAGCATTTTGACGCAGTGAAACATGACCGTGTGTATGATTTAGAAGAAGAAATATTTGGGACAACAGGCAGTCTGGAGGTCATCAAGGCGCTGGATGAAATGATGAACCTGTTATATCCGTAA
- a CDS encoding ABC transporter ATP-binding protein: MKLVLSYLKPYRVAMGVAILLTFVELTVELTQPLFMAKIIDEGILPRNLQAVLSWGSIMLGVSFLAFAAGMTSSFYSAHVSQSYGYDIRKRLFEKITNFSLETFHRLPASSLITRMTNDVTQTQQAIFMGLRIMLRAPLIIVGGVVMSLLVNAKMGFILLGTVPILIVLILLMVKTGGKLFREVQTMLDRVNSTVRESLMRIRLIRAFNTESYESGLFTTASENLRQQTITVLRFMEVIMPLSLLLMNLSIVLILWFGNNHILMGAMKEGDVVAIINYATRITATLPVFTMIVSMFTRSKASANRISEILREPTNDIALGNTTSIPLSIKGEIKFENVSFTYPHSDKEVLHQLSFHVNQGERVVILGATGSGKSTLFQLIPRLYDVSEGTILIDKRDLHDIKVDELRQQIGYVGQVPYLFSGSIFENITWGKEDATLEEVIAAAKDAQIYSFIASLPNQFDTIIGQKGVNLSGGQKQRLSIARAFIRQPRILLLDDCSSALDAQTENRLFQALEKYACSTLIITQKINTALTADQIFIMNEGRIVAKGSHAELLEHSALYQQIFQSQSKKEGVHYV, encoded by the coding sequence ATGAAATTGGTACTCTCTTATTTAAAACCATACCGCGTAGCTATGGGGGTAGCGATTTTACTAACCTTCGTAGAGCTTACGGTTGAACTCACGCAGCCGCTATTTATGGCAAAGATCATTGATGAAGGGATTTTGCCCCGTAATCTTCAAGCGGTTCTGAGTTGGGGAAGTATCATGCTCGGGGTTTCATTTCTTGCTTTTGCCGCTGGAATGACAAGTTCGTTTTACTCTGCGCATGTAAGTCAAAGTTATGGCTACGACATCCGGAAACGTTTATTTGAGAAAATAACTAACTTTTCATTAGAGACATTTCACCGTCTGCCCGCTTCGTCACTGATCACCCGAATGACAAATGATGTAACGCAAACCCAGCAAGCCATTTTCATGGGGCTACGAATTATGTTGCGCGCCCCTTTAATTATCGTTGGCGGGGTTGTGATGTCATTACTTGTAAATGCAAAAATGGGATTTATCCTTTTGGGAACCGTTCCAATCTTAATCGTTCTGATTCTTTTAATGGTGAAAACAGGCGGAAAGCTTTTTCGAGAAGTACAAACCATGCTTGATCGCGTAAACAGTACGGTAAGAGAAAGTTTAATGCGCATACGCTTGATTCGAGCTTTCAATACGGAATCGTACGAATCGGGCCTCTTTACAACAGCGAGCGAAAACTTACGACAACAAACCATTACGGTTTTGCGCTTTATGGAAGTCATCATGCCGCTATCCTTATTACTTATGAACCTGAGTATTGTTCTTATTCTTTGGTTTGGAAACAACCACATATTGATGGGCGCGATGAAAGAAGGGGATGTGGTCGCTATTATAAACTATGCGACGCGTATTACAGCCACGCTACCCGTTTTCACAATGATTGTCTCTATGTTCACCCGTTCCAAGGCTTCGGCAAATCGAATCTCCGAAATATTGCGTGAACCAACCAACGACATTGCGCTAGGCAACACAACGTCAATACCACTTTCAATAAAAGGGGAAATTAAATTCGAGAATGTATCTTTTACATACCCCCATTCAGACAAAGAAGTGTTACATCAACTTTCCTTCCATGTGAATCAAGGGGAAAGGGTTGTAATTCTTGGCGCAACGGGATCAGGAAAATCTACTTTGTTTCAATTAATCCCACGTTTATACGATGTTTCAGAAGGAACCATTTTAATAGATAAGCGTGATCTACACGATATCAAGGTAGACGAGTTACGCCAACAGATTGGATATGTCGGGCAAGTTCCCTATTTATTTTCAGGGTCCATTTTTGAAAATATAACGTGGGGAAAGGAAGATGCGACGTTAGAAGAAGTCATCGCAGCGGCCAAGGACGCTCAAATTTATTCTTTTATCGCCTCCTTGCCGAACCAGTTCGATACGATTATCGGACAAAAAGGAGTGAATCTATCCGGTGGCCAAAAACAACGCCTTTCCATCGCAAGGGCCTTCATTCGACAGCCGCGTATTCTGTTATTAGATGATTGCTCCAGCGCGCTTGATGCGCAGACTGAGAACCGCTTATTTCAAGCGTTAGAAAAATACGCATGCTCGACGTTGATCATTACGCAGAAAATAAACACAGCATTAACCGCGGACCAAATCTTTATTATGAATGAAGGGCGGATTGTCGCCAAAGGCAGCCACGCAGAACTATTGGAACATAGCGCGCTCTATCAGCAGATTTTTCAGTCACAGTCTAAAAAAGAGGGGGTTCATTATGTTTAA
- a CDS encoding ABC transporter ATP-binding protein: MFNQLRTPFQYKKIINRHDIKNSARTVKGNQQTSNRSKTLARIFSYLLAYKVRLLFALCMVILSVGFSLLGPFLVGRAIDEYIMTKQTVGLLGLLIQLSAVYLVYSISLFLQNYTMIHVAHHAIFRMRADLFNHLHRLRVSYFDHRQHGELMSRVTNDIELVSATLSQSLIQILSSLLTLIGAVAVMLYLSPLLTLVTMITIPIMVLSIRWITRRTRKLFKDQQRVLGELNGFIEETISGQQIVRTFSQEKRVIRQFHEQSADLKGTAFWAQTYTGFIPKVMGFLNHLNFSVIAGVGGILALLGNAVTVGVIVVFAEYARQFTRPLNELANQFNLFLSAIAGAERVFEIMDEKEERDELDAMTIEKMEGKIEFKNVSFSYEKGAQTLVDVSFKASPGQTIALVGPTGAGKTTLIQLLARFYPLERGAILIDGTDITKVKRHSLLQQMGFVLQDAYLFHGTIRDNIRYGNFESSDKDVVEAAKRAFAHEFIMKLPGQYEFMLDQDGGGISQGQRQLLSIARALLSNPSILLLDEATSNIDTVSEIHIQRALQQLMEGRTCFIIAHRLNTIQQADQILVLNHGRIIERGNHQQLQEQQGFYADLFLSQTSEKRV; the protein is encoded by the coding sequence ATGTTTAATCAATTGCGTACCCCTTTTCAATATAAAAAGATAATCAATCGACACGATATAAAGAACTCAGCCCGAACAGTGAAAGGCAATCAACAAACTTCAAATCGTTCGAAAACGTTAGCTCGAATTTTTTCTTATTTGCTTGCTTATAAAGTCCGCTTACTATTCGCCCTATGCATGGTTATTCTCAGCGTAGGTTTCAGTTTGTTAGGCCCTTTTTTGGTAGGTCGGGCGATCGATGAGTATATCATGACGAAACAGACTGTCGGTCTGCTTGGGCTACTGATTCAACTATCCGCAGTCTATCTTGTTTATTCCATCTCCCTCTTTTTGCAAAACTATACAATGATCCATGTTGCGCATCATGCCATTTTTCGGATGCGCGCTGATTTATTTAATCATTTGCATCGCTTGAGGGTTTCTTACTTCGACCACCGGCAGCATGGCGAATTAATGAGTCGGGTCACCAATGATATCGAGCTGGTTAGCGCGACTTTAAGTCAGTCATTGATCCAAATCCTATCGAGCCTTCTCACTCTCATCGGCGCGGTCGCGGTCATGCTTTATCTGAGTCCGTTGTTGACACTTGTTACAATGATTACAATTCCCATCATGGTTCTTAGTATCAGATGGATTACAAGACGAACGAGAAAACTATTTAAAGATCAGCAACGGGTATTAGGGGAACTTAACGGGTTTATTGAGGAAACCATTTCCGGCCAACAGATCGTGCGGACATTCTCACAAGAAAAACGTGTGATTCGTCAATTTCATGAACAGAGCGCAGACTTAAAAGGAACAGCATTTTGGGCTCAAACCTATACAGGGTTTATTCCAAAGGTTATGGGTTTTCTTAATCACCTCAACTTTTCTGTCATTGCTGGGGTCGGTGGTATTCTTGCCTTACTAGGCAATGCCGTAACCGTCGGAGTCATCGTTGTATTCGCCGAATATGCAAGACAATTTACGCGACCACTGAACGAATTAGCTAATCAGTTTAATCTGTTCCTATCAGCCATTGCCGGTGCCGAACGTGTCTTTGAAATCATGGATGAAAAAGAGGAACGTGACGAATTAGATGCGATGACAATAGAAAAAATGGAAGGGAAAATTGAATTTAAAAACGTCTCTTTTTCCTATGAAAAAGGGGCTCAAACGCTTGTAGATGTTTCGTTTAAAGCATCGCCAGGTCAGACAATCGCCCTTGTCGGTCCAACCGGCGCGGGAAAAACAACGCTAATTCAGTTGCTCGCCCGCTTTTATCCGCTTGAACGGGGAGCCATACTCATTGATGGAACCGATATTACAAAAGTTAAACGCCACAGCCTCCTTCAACAAATGGGCTTTGTGCTACAGGACGCGTATCTTTTTCACGGGACGATTCGCGATAATATTCGGTACGGAAATTTTGAGTCCAGTGACAAGGATGTGGTAGAAGCGGCTAAGCGAGCTTTTGCGCACGAGTTTATTATGAAGCTGCCAGGTCAATATGAGTTTATGTTAGATCAGGATGGTGGCGGGATTAGTCAAGGTCAACGACAGTTACTTTCGATCGCCCGCGCGCTGTTAAGCAATCCGTCCATCCTCCTTCTAGATGAAGCGACGAGTAATATTGATACCGTATCAGAAATCCATATCCAACGCGCCTTACAGCAACTAATGGAAGGGAGAACGTGCTTTATTATTGCCCACCGTTTGAATACAATCCAGCAGGCCGATCAGATTCTTGTCCTAAATCACGGAAGAATCATTGAACGAGGCAATCATCAACAATTACAAGAACAACAAGGATTTTACGCTGACTTATTTCTGAGCCAAACATCAGAAAAGCGAGTGTAG